One Mixta gaviniae genomic window carries:
- a CDS encoding YbaK/EbsC family protein, which yields MSLESVRQFFAERAPEIAIIELNQSTATVDLAAKAHGVVPGQIAKTLSLKVRDRVILIVTAGDLRLDNRKLKETLGAKARMLTTDEVLNWTGHPPGGVCPFGLEHPLPVYCDISLKRFSEVLPAAGATHSAVRISPEQMAALTDAEWVDVCQ from the coding sequence ATGAGCCTGGAGTCTGTACGGCAGTTTTTTGCCGAGCGCGCCCCTGAAATCGCCATTATCGAACTGAATCAGAGTACGGCAACCGTCGATCTCGCCGCTAAAGCGCATGGCGTTGTTCCGGGTCAAATCGCGAAAACCCTGTCGCTGAAGGTCAGGGATCGGGTCATTCTGATTGTCACCGCCGGCGACCTACGTCTGGATAATCGTAAATTAAAAGAAACGCTGGGTGCCAAAGCGCGCATGCTGACCACCGACGAGGTGCTGAACTGGACCGGTCATCCGCCCGGCGGCGTCTGTCCGTTTGGTCTGGAGCATCCGCTGCCGGTCTATTGCGATATCTCCCTGAAGCGCTTCAGTGAAGTGCTGCCGGCGGCGGGCGCAACCCACAGCGCGGTACGCATCTCGCCGGAACAGATGGCAGCGTTAACCGATGCCGAATGGGTCGACGTCTGCCAGTAA
- the fhuF gene encoding siderophore-iron reductase FhuF has protein sequence MAIVTRQAYEYGSSPVIFMQSDATLSTALHGLFSEHRAWFLDVLRFTAPGEAAPADTLTQHAWSQSAHFTPLLARYADEIYRNHPDMTREAKPLQSLWAQWYFGLIVPPMMLALVMETRALDCSLHHFHLQFHESGRPDKFWIDAHEDEEARYLNAHQRIDRMIQRHLIPAVEGIEQHGDINARLIWNNNGYLMHWFLSEMKSWVDEATLLTLEHALFFSRHLLDGSDNPLYRTVIPRDGAMQRRSCCQRYRLPAVDRCGDCTLKPV, from the coding sequence ATGGCTATTGTTACGCGTCAGGCTTATGAATACGGTTCCTCTCCGGTCATCTTTATGCAGAGCGATGCCACGCTCAGCACAGCGCTGCACGGCCTGTTCAGCGAACATCGCGCCTGGTTTCTCGACGTCCTGCGCTTTACCGCGCCCGGTGAAGCGGCGCCTGCTGATACGCTGACGCAGCACGCCTGGTCGCAGAGCGCGCACTTCACGCCGCTGCTGGCGCGCTACGCCGATGAGATCTACCGTAATCATCCTGATATGACGCGTGAAGCGAAGCCGCTACAGTCGCTATGGGCGCAGTGGTATTTCGGCCTGATCGTGCCGCCGATGATGCTGGCGCTGGTGATGGAAACGCGCGCGCTCGACTGTTCGCTGCACCATTTCCACCTGCAGTTCCATGAAAGCGGTCGCCCGGATAAGTTCTGGATCGATGCCCATGAAGATGAAGAGGCGCGTTACCTGAATGCGCACCAGCGCATCGACCGTATGATCCAGCGCCACCTTATCCCGGCGGTAGAGGGCATTGAGCAGCACGGCGACATCAACGCCAGGCTTATCTGGAATAACAACGGCTACCTGATGCACTGGTTCCTTAGCGAAATGAAAAGCTGGGTGGACGAAGCGACCCTGCTGACGCTGGAGCATGCGCTGTTCTTCTCGCGTCATCTGCTGGACGGCAGCGACAACCCGCTCTACCGTACGGTTATCCCGCGCGACGGCGCTATGCAGCGTCGCAGCTGCTGCCAGCGCTATCGGCTGCCGGCGGTCGACCGCTGCGGCGACTGCACCCTCAAGCCTGTTTAA